Part of the Quercus lobata isolate SW786 chromosome 6, ValleyOak3.0 Primary Assembly, whole genome shotgun sequence genome, ATGCTACATGGTTCATTTTCGCAAGGGGTTAGATGGATTAGTCACGGAGATAAGGAGGGAAAAGATTTTGTAGTCACTAAAGTGAAGCTCTTATTAAAAGGTAGTATTTGTAAGTGGGCTTAGAATATATATGGGCTTTGTTTAAGTTTCcaaaatgagaaaagagagCCAAGAATGATGGGGAAAATATTTGAGTGAGAAGTGGACATGCATATAATCAGGCCCGCGAAGAGCAGGGAGGTCTTCTAGTCTGAAGTGTCAATGGGGTCTCATCAGTCTTGGTATGGTATCTTCTTGTTTCTCAGTTCGAGTTTGTTACTGGTGGGACCGGTTACCCCACGTTGAGTGGCAGTAGCAGAAGAGCACCTAGCTTGTTTGTTGATTTGTGTAGAAGTGGGACccaatatatattaattatatatatatatatcacccGACGGGGTCCAACCGTCAGATATTAGCTACTAAAAAGCTTTAACTAAAGTAGTACGTAAAAATGATGACGATGTTGGTCATCGTGGTTGCGGGCTGGGAGCAAGCGTAATTAATTAGCTTACTATAAGTTAGTAgtattcattataaattataatgagaGAGAAGTAGTATGATGGCATTGGTGATGAGTGGTGGAGTAGTGGTAGTGGAGGTAGTAGGATGGCTAGATTGGCTTCAAAGACAagcaaaaatcaaatcaaagcgGAAAAAGGTCCTTTTCTCCTTTCTGCTCCGAGATCCCACtactatttttcttattatagCCTGGAGCTTGGAGCTGCTACCATTATCCTCCTAAGCCTCGGCCTCAGCCTCAACCAAGCACATGCCATGCCATGCATTGCTTAATTTGCTACGGCCCTTCTCCAACAACAATTGCCTACACTACTACTGCCTGTTACCTTCTTGATAATTAATCTTCACACACATACAGAGAGACTGAGAGGGAgacaattaatttaatattattgtaGCCATGACAGTCATCCGGTTGCTTCTCTTTCTAGCTTTCTTCTCTGCAGGAGGAATTCACCTCATCTCCTCAGTTACAGATCCTCATGATGGTAAATTTACCTGTGCTCCGTGCATATTTATATTTGATGCTTGCTATTGCTATATTTGGTAATATGAGCAggctatatattatatataattaattacgCTAGCTATCAATTTTATTGGTGCGGTACGTGCAGCCGCTGCTCTCCAATCTCTAAAGGACTCATGGCAAAATACACCACCGACTTGGGAAGAATCAGATGATCCTTGTGGAGCATCCTGGGAAGGAGTCACCTGCAACAATTCAAGGGTCACTGCATTGTAATTATTCTTCTGttacttttccttttccttttccttttcctattttttGTTCACTGTGTgttgttttccattttttttcttaggggATTATCAACCATGGGATTAAAAGGGAAACTCAGTGGTGACATTGGGGGACTCACTGAATTAAGATCCTTGTGAGTATTATTGATCgatcttcctctttttctttaatatagtAAGTTGtactaattaataatatataggtCCAGTAGTCTGTTCATTGAAGTTGAAATAGTTGTGATATTAATATTATCCAAATTCCAGGGACTTGTCCTTCAACAGAGGACTCACAGGTTCCCTCTCTCCACGGTTGGGAGATTTGCAAAAGCTAAATATCTTGTAAGATCcaataaacaaacaaagttatcaattttccTATATATTTCTTATCCATGATCCAACTCTCTTACgttttattttctatgtaacTGAAGCTTTTTTCCATCTTTCAGAATTCTAGCTGGCTGCAGCTTCAGTGGTGATATTCCAGATGAGTTGGGCAATCTTGCAGAGCTGTCCTTCCTGTAAGATCTACCAAAATTATGCATGAATCAATTAATATGTCTGCAATTTATTCAACACTAACtaatctccctctctctctctctctctcagggcTCTCAACTCGAACAACTTCACTGGTAAGATACCTCCATCATTGGGTAAACTCTCCAAACTCTACTGGCTGGATCTGGCAGATAATCAGTTGACAGGACACCTCCCAATATCAACCTCCACTACCCCAGGCTTGGATCTCCTTCTCAAGGCTAAACACTTGTAAGTATTTCTTTTTTCCACCCCAAACCCCAAATAATTCACTCTGGTGCGtgcaaaaatattattaaggaTGAATGTACCTGcatcttttactatttttgatTGAGTCTTTgcacaaaacaatatttttgggataaataacaatatatagTTTGATTCTACGATCTTGCAGCCATTTCAACAAGAACCAGCTTTCAGGTATCATTCCAGCCAAACTTTTCAGCTCTGAGATGGTATTGATACACATGTAAGTTGATACCCCATGCATCGGTTTGGTTTCAATATTTCTCTTGCTCCTTCTAAATGCGCATGGTTCTTTAATTACAGTTTGTTTGATGGAAATCAATTTTCTGGAAGTATCCCATCAACATTAGCACTTGTGCAGACTCTTGAGGTTCTGTGAGTAAAAACCACCTTAATTTAATCTTCTTCTTCCGTTTTTCCTTAATGcacctttttttcttcattaaacATCCTCTCTTTGACATTTCATTGGAGTTAAAACTATTCTTATTTGCAACAGTCGGCTTGATAGAAATGCTCTGACAGGAAATGTCCCATCAAATCTCAACAACCTTACAAACATCAATGAATTGTGGGTATTTAGTTCTTAACACTATGCACTGGTGTTGCTTTTAATATAATCTAATTGGTGGTTACTCTTACGTTTCTTcttcataatatatatacatatcttTTTGTGCTTAGGAATTTAGCCCACAATAATCTGACAGGCCCTTTACCAAACTTATCTCAAATGAACTCCCTCAATTATGTGTAAGTGAATGGCATGGAGTTGcatttccaattttattttcctatggCCTTTTCTCTTGTACTGATGAATCCTCTCGGTGGCTTATTTTTAACAGGGACCTTAGTAACAACTTGTTTGACCCATCAGAAGCTCCCATTTGGTTCTCAACCTTACAATCACTCACCACTCTGTAAGTCGTTAGTAGGTTACAGATGAAAATACTCCCTGCATttctccaacaaaaaaaaaaaaaaaaaaaaaatgtaaatgagAGATCTgataaatttgttgaattatAGTCATAACCTTATGTGATTGGTGCCCAGAGTTATGGAATATGGATCACTTCAAGGGCCTGTTCCACAAAAACTCTTCAGCTTTCCACAGATACAGCAAGTGTATGTTCTGATTTGACTTAGAGCATTagaatttgataaaaataattttgcgaAAGAGAAACTGTACGTTTGACAAATCTGTTCTTTCAAATTCTCAGGAAATTGAGGAGCAATGCATTTAATGACACATTGAACATAGGTGAAAACATTAGCCCACAATTGCAGCTTGTTGATTTGCAAAACAACCAGATTTCCTCAGTAAcattgagttcaagttacacaaaTACATTAATGTGAGAGAGCTCATCGTCCCTTACCCTTTTGAatgatattttgtattttcctAATCATCAATCTTATGTGTCAATTTTTTGCACTTCAGACTATTAGGAAACCCAGTGTGTACCACTGCTCTCTCCAATACTAACTACTGCCAGCTTCAGCAACAAACTACAAAGCCTTATTCTACGAGCCTGGCTAATTGTGGAAGTAAATTATGTCCCCTTGATCAGAAGCTTAGTCCTCAGAGTTGTGAATGTGACTATCCATATGAAGGGACATTATACTTCAGAGGACCTTTTTTCAGGGAACTGTCCAATGTGAATATGTTTCATTCACTGGAAATGAGCCTGTGGGTGAAACTGGGCCTCACTCCCGGTTCAGTTTCTCTTCAAAATCCCTTCTTCAATAATGACGACTATCTTCAAGTACAACTGGCGCTCTTTCCACCAacaggaaaatattttaataggtCAGAGATACAGAGAATTGGGTTTGAATTGAGTAATCAAACTTATAAGCCACCTCCAGAGTTTGGACCCTATTATTTTATTGCGTCTCCATATGCTTTCCCAGGTAGTTCAAATCACATccgtactctctctctctcagctgAGAAAATTATATCTTTACCCTTGAATGCAATTTTAGTGCTAGAGTATGGAACTGACAACATAAATTTTCTGCAGCCACACATGGAGGAACTTCTGTTAGCACTGGTGTAATAGCTGGGATAGCAATTGGCTGTGCCATTTTGGTTCTGGGGCTCATGGGAGTAGGCACATATGCTATTCAGCAAAAGAAACGTGCAGAAAAAGCCATTGGATTAAGTAAACCATTTGGTAATTAATACATAAATCACTACTCTTGGATTGATTGGGTTGTTCAAAAATCAGGCATCTGTATGTTGGAAGATGAAACACCAGACATTTGTTGGCTTATATCAttaatcttctctctcttccagCTTCCTGGGCACCAAGTGGCAAAGATAGTGGGGGTGCACCACAATTAAAGGGAGCAAGATGGTTCTCTTATGATGAACTCAAAAAGTGCACCAATAATTTCTCTGAAAGTAATGAGATAGGATCCGGAGGCTATGGCAAGGTAAATGTCCCACTATCTAGTTgagatttgtgaaaattttagctTCTAGTCATTGGTTTCTGTTGTTCTAATTTTCTCTTTAGGTTTATAGAGGGATGCTCTCTGATGGACAAGTTGTGGCAATCAAAAGAGCTCAGCACGGATCAATGCAGGGTGGACTTGAGTTCAAGAATGAAATTGAGATGCTTTCTCGAGTTCATCACAAGAATCTCGTTGGACttgtgggtttttgttttgaacaAGGAGAGCAGATGCTGGTCTACGAATTTATGCCAAATGGAGCTCTTAGGGAGAGCTTGTCAGGTACATTCACCTTAGTTAAGTTAATCAGAAGGGCAGGTACACGAATGaagtgaaacaaaaacaatgctGGTTTAGACAAGATAAAATGTTCTAATAGTTAAAGTAGGCTATTGTTGCATATTAGGTTGTAGAACTTTTTTTTGCAGCATGCATGAATTACTCCTTAGGGGTGGATCCAAAGGTGGCCTTGGTGAGGTTCCATGtcatcgaaaaaaaaaatcccattttttttatttttattgtgaatATATCCACAATGAGAGTTCCCTTTggtaaattataaaatacttGATACCCACCTCTTTTAAATGTCTAATAGGACTGTTTGCATAAATACGAGTTGTAGGGAGATCTGGCATTCATCTTGATTGGAAGAGAAGACTCCGCATTGCTCTTGGCTCAGCTAGAGGACTAGCTTACCTGCATGAGCTGGCTAATCCTCCTATAATCCATAGAGATGTTAAGTCCACCAATATTCTGTTGGATGAAAACTTAACAGCAAAGGTTGCAGATTTTGGCCTGTCTAAGCTGGTATCAGACAGTTCAAAAGGGCATGTTTCAACTCAAGTTAAAGGCACGCTGGTAATTATTACCCCTGAGTCTGTTATTCTACAGATTTCTTCATTCTGATGTGTTCAATGAGTAGTTACCTTTTCTCCCTACATTTGCATGCAAAGGAGTCAAATGAAATTAAATCTATTCAAGCAAATCTTTGTTTGAGTGATACTATTGAGTCCATGCTAGTTGCTTAACCAGATGATGATCCTCAACTCAACCTCCTTAATAAAGCATCCTAGTAAAATAATGTGCATTAATAGATGCATACCTTCATCATAATTACAAGGAATGAGGCcaacatatttttaaatttgaaagtgaAATAAATACATGCAGGCATATAGATGGGCACACATACATGCTTGTATAAACATGTTGACAGACGTGAGTTTTAgttaatttaattggtaaagtctttttctgttgaataaaaaatttggggttCGATCCTCATCTACaccaaaaaactaattaatgtcttcatctgatgataaagagtaatcATCCGGAACGAATGCCAAAAGGTTTAAACTAtttctatattatataataaaaaaaataaataataaaaaaactcatgTACTACCTAATTCTGTATCTCTTGGTATTTTCCAATTTCTCATACCTCATGAAGTATGAAAATCAAACAGGCTCAAAACTCATGAGATTTATTTGTGTCTGCACACCACTTttctatctatttatttatatatgtgcACTATTTCTGTTGGAGATAATGAACTAGATGAAATGTCTTATGCAAGTTGTAAACACTCCAAGAGgctttaatcaaaattttgctACTTTAACgcttttccttttaaatttctcaaaacaagCTCTTCCAGTGTAAACATATCATTTGATGACTTTCCCTCCTAACTGAAAAATGTACGGTCATGACTTTCCTTCCTAACATAACAAGAggctttaataaaaaaaattggctacTTTAACTATAGCTGATTACTATGCTAAATTGATCATTTGAACCATTAAGATGTTGGGAATATCACTAAGCATTGGAACTTCTTGTTGGCATTTTCTCAGGTTTGATATTATGAGGTTTTTCTTTGGGAATTGaataaatctcaaatttttataCTTAAAGAGTTCAATGAAACATACCTAGTTCCTCTTCACTTTTTCCTCCCTAAATTTGTTGGGATTaaatccttacaaatttttcttataaaattgtGTTTGAGTTCTTCTGCTCTATTTAACTTACTGGCAGTAGAGTTGGTTATTGCCTATGGAAGTGAGCAGTTCTAAGATTTTCAGCGATTGATTTAGCTTCTGCATAATGTTTGTGGTAGATTGGTTAAAGATAATGGATGATGGGTAGACTAATAAGTAATTAGGATGATGAAAGGTCATGATatcacacagagagagagagagagagagagagagagagagattaccgGTAGTTATTGAAGACAGATGCTGGAAGAAGTGGAACTCACTGCAAGTAATAGAAAGTTGTGGCCAAAAAATTGGTAGATTAGATGTCTCATCTCATGTCTATATGTAATGAATGTAGATTCTCCATTCACAAGAAATTCTGTTGAATTTTTGTTCACAAAATGGCTTCTTCTTGCAGGGTTATCTGGATCCTGAATACTACATGACGCAACAGTTAACTGAGAAGAGTGACGTGTACAGTTTTGGAGTGGTTATGCTTGAACTGGTAACAGCCAAGCAACCGATTGAGAAAGGAAAGTACATTGTCCGTGAGGTGCGAATGGTGATGGATAAGTATGATGAAGAGCACTATGGCTTGAGGGACATGATTGATTCATCCATTATAAACACGGCTAGTCTTTTAGGGTTTGGGAGGTTCTTGGAGTTGGCCATGCAATGCGTTGAAGATTCAGCTGCAGACCGTCCTACAATGAGTGAAGTGGTAAAGACACTTGAGACTATTTTACATAACGATGGGATGACTACAAACTCAACGTCCGCATCCTCGTCCGCCACTGACTTTGGAGCTTCAAATGGCGCCTGTAAGCATCCTTACAATGATACtttaccaaaaaagaatattattagtGACAGCAATGCCAATGCCTTTGATTACAGTGGTGGATACACACTTTCAGCGAAAGTCGAACCCAAGTAGCACATACGGTTTCTGTTCTAcgtttttctcttcattttgcTTTTCACAGATTGAAGCGTCATATGTTCACAAATATTTGTTTGCATATTGATATGGGAAAAATTTAGAAGACTTGAACGTTGGCTTTGTTACTACTCGACCAACCTTCTAAATTGTTGATTATGTAGATGTAGTTATAGAgtttagtattttattcttatttttatatagacTAGTATTATTCTAGACGCACCAATTAAtatgaaaatgttttcaaatattgttcatttaaaaattacaaaaattaaaaggtgGCTTGGGTGGCACCGACCTAAATACTCTAATCTTAAATTGATGGTGATAAGTTAATGATGACCCCACAAAAAGACTCTTTATGGAGATGGGCAATGTTTATTTCACACCAATTATGTGTCACAACCatgcacactttttttttttttttttgcactaaaATTCTAAGTCACGATTTTAGTTCCAAACTTTTTTGGGGAGAGTAATAGAGTTCAATTGAGTTTTGTGATTGGAGTTTATCTCTCCTAATCAAGTTGCTCCAGGATAATTTTGTTCTTCGGCTTTGTATTATAGTGTTTTACCTTATTGTAATATGTAagataattacaaattttatgagAGTCCACTAGTACTAAAGACTTAGAGTAATACGTTTAATGTTTTTGCGTTTTACCTTATTTTTGTATGTGTAGGTTTcggttagctcaactggtaaaatatatgataattgaataagagatctggaattcaatccccgcctacatcaaaaaccgattggtgtcttagtttgTAAATAAAGACCTATCATTAAGAAttgacgtcataggttgaaacactcaaaaaaaaaaaaaaaaaaccttattgtAATTTGTATGATAattactgtaaggacacgattaaTAACGGCCCacgaatgacattgggctcgtacgtaaagagcccaaacaatataatttgtagagtgtgggcttgaaaggctagaccCGGGTCACTTTTTTCAGTGGCGACAATGAATGGTTCCGGTTTTTAGACGTTGTCCGAGGAGCCTAATGTTATTATTCTCCTCTCCCAGGGCTTCCTGGCCCCAGATCCCCTTCTCCATTGgttctccttcccttttatactagcatttacTCCCCTTCTAATGTCCACATGTAAGCTCCATTTTCTGGGGATGAGACTTGTTCTATCAGCCCATACTTGGAGTGGTTGtgagtggttgtaaaagttgaatagCATGGTGAAAGATATGGACCTATCAGATGCAGAGTTCTTTATTGCTGTATTGGCAGTTTTTCCCCTTGCCCTGCTCCTGTATTGAGTTCATCCTTTCCTTTAGGGTATTACGAGATGCCAAGGACGGAATTCTCCTCGGCTGTGTCCTAAGGTAACTTGGACTTTCATATCCTTAGCAATGCTCTCCTCGGCTCGGGTTTTAGGCCTcaatgtaaagtgggccagggccacaaattattgggccccacaattacaTATTTTATGGAAGTCCACTAATTAaagtaatctctctctctctctctctctctctctctctctatatatatatatatatatatatattaataggtaaatcTGAGAGAAtatttaattagatttcaaattggaattcaattagagtctaattttgcaccacgtgtatcatctaatttaagtttttaaatttttgtgtcaagtgggTTAACTTAGtataaaaatttgatttcaattaaagtttaattttacgTCACGTGTttcatttaatttaagtttttaaatttttatgacaattgagttaatttagtgtaaaaaatgaATAGTTCAACATAAagaaaccataaaaaaaataaaaaataaaaaacataaaattttaattattttatatttatgagcctttttttgtataattaaaaataattcaagtttATAAGTCATTTATTTAATATACCATGACTATGTACGGTCCATTACTAactagttaatatatatatatatatatattgcttttttaaaatcaaagtttagataaaattcaattagaatcaaaattagattttacttttgttagcttttcatacaaataaaattatttagatttttgctgtaattttttctctaaactaatgaacatatttttttatattgtttctattaaaatattttgtatgcgAAAATATTGCACGTAACAAACTGTAATTGAGTTAAACAATCCTATGCAACTATTCCTATTtaatttaggagatactatttgagtaatttattattttattttgtgttgtatttagtagaattgCACCGACAATAActgtgaattgatattgtatatgtagtatccaatagtgattttcaaaattatatacgtAATAATAATGTAATGAAAAATTTGGCGTAAATGAAAATTGCAAggaaaaactatatattttagtaCTTCCAAATGTTCTAACTATGTCTTGTATGTTTAATAATccaaactaacatcaatagcaCCATTACAATTCATCATTCATGTGCTTAATGTTAGAGGTATTTTTGGTAGTGTTTTAGACATTTCACGGTTGaatatttttggaattaaaaGATTCCATCAGATTTAACTGAGAAAGTAATGTAATGGGGGTATTTagttagtttaaaaaataaaggaaagaattatgaaatatatttcTACTCCTGTGATTTATAGATTGCTTGCCAATCTGAAAAGGTAGAAAGTAGTAGTTTTAGTGACCATCCTTCAAAGTCGAACACAGCTGACTCGAAATCCACAAAAGTCTGAGAAATTGTTTGCTTGACATCCAACTTCAAACTACcaaattaacaagaaaattGTTGCCACTACCAAGAACATTTTAGTCTGAAAAAAATACCACTGATCTTATACATGTAATTTATGTTAACACAGTAACACACACATCTCCTAGCCCCACTAGAACTGTGAAAGTATAttacaaatctatatataattttatctgGTGCAAAATCTACCTAGAGGATCAACAGACCTCATCACGAACCAAATCAGCAAAATATAGtggaaacaaaagaaaaggaagataaGAAATTTGCATCTTAATTCATTTTAATCTTCAGTTCAAAGGTTAACTAGACTTTCAAATTAAGCGGATGCTCATCAAACTCCAGAATCCAACTACTAGCACATTATTGTCAGCATCTACTAAGGTCACTACTATCCCACTAAAGAGACATTGATCCCTCAACAGATTCAAGGCTTTGCAACCAATTAGTTTATATGATTTTCAGAAAAATTAGGAAGCTGCTGGGTGCACTCTAGACAAAGACTTTACTTCACTGGTTCTCAATGATGCAGTTGAACTAGGAA contains:
- the LOC115995402 gene encoding probable leucine-rich repeat receptor-like protein kinase At5g49770 — its product is MTVIRLLLFLAFFSAGGIHLISSVTDPHDAAALQSLKDSWQNTPPTWEESDDPCGASWEGVTCNNSRVTALGLSTMGLKGKLSGDIGGLTELRSLDLSFNRGLTGSLSPRLGDLQKLNILILAGCSFSGDIPDELGNLAELSFLALNSNNFTGKIPPSLGKLSKLYWLDLADNQLTGHLPISTSTTPGLDLLLKAKHFHFNKNQLSGIIPAKLFSSEMVLIHILFDGNQFSGSIPSTLALVQTLEVLRLDRNALTGNVPSNLNNLTNINELNLAHNNLTGPLPNLSQMNSLNYVDLSNNLFDPSEAPIWFSTLQSLTTLVMEYGSLQGPVPQKLFSFPQIQQVKLRSNAFNDTLNIGENISPQLQLVDLQNNQISSVTLSSSYTNTLILLGNPVCTTALSNTNYCQLQQQTTKPYSTSLANCGSKLCPLDQKLSPQSCECDYPYEGTLYFRGPFFRELSNVNMFHSLEMSLWVKLGLTPGSVSLQNPFFNNDDYLQVQLALFPPTGKYFNRSEIQRIGFELSNQTYKPPPEFGPYYFIASPYAFPATHGGTSVSTGVIAGIAIGCAILVLGLMGVGTYAIQQKKRAEKAIGLSKPFASWAPSGKDSGGAPQLKGARWFSYDELKKCTNNFSESNEIGSGGYGKVYRGMLSDGQVVAIKRAQHGSMQGGLEFKNEIEMLSRVHHKNLVGLVGFCFEQGEQMLVYEFMPNGALRESLSGRSGIHLDWKRRLRIALGSARGLAYLHELANPPIIHRDVKSTNILLDENLTAKVADFGLSKLVSDSSKGHVSTQVKGTLGYLDPEYYMTQQLTEKSDVYSFGVVMLELVTAKQPIEKGKYIVREVRMVMDKYDEEHYGLRDMIDSSIINTASLLGFGRFLELAMQCVEDSAADRPTMSEVVKTLETILHNDGMTTNSTSASSSATDFGASNGACKHPYNDTLPKKNIISDSNANAFDYSGGYTLSAKVEPK